A section of the Ciona intestinalis chromosome 4, KH, whole genome shotgun sequence genome encodes:
- the LOC101242702 gene encoding mucin-2-like, translating into MGGREKVLFFLSTFTLLLLEIRDAGAADQVPDDTLSQLALQAGAIIKDSKNVSEELSSLVKSTQLNKLTGNHPQCRQPCRNGGKCIRTDTCACINDWFGADCTQFVCSDRCIHGSCTAPDTCFCALGWKGKSCDTPICNPECLNAGFCEQPNVCRCPDGYTGAVCEIAVCDPPCVNGICTRRNECQCLAGWSDLYCDVPVCELGCQHNGRCVRPDTCECSGPWHGHSCDLPVCSKRCQNGGRCVAPDECDCTPGYKGPQCQYTVQTTKDAGTVCSMWGGRHIRTFDGHSYDFPGQCRYMWVQDCVQHLFSIELVKNIEDFIPIERETGEITNRTLFNELPVPLRELVHFSDDFLALVLKLHGGEPVSLLPGRLVMVGDRLLSSHRYAERGIAVYQVGQYVRVETRFGITIMWSGGGVAEIEMKKGYYRGTVCGLCGNADGDSSNDMTLPDKTTASNALWFARGWKETGLHDHCSEISQVIADCSSTSAGDVDIIRALCKIFISNNEAFSDCIAAGVDPVPLVDGCITDVCQCNKVGRQDCHCDAVAQYSRLCMSQTEVVPRWRKPNFCAVTCPEGMVYSECASSCPRTCHNLVTPDTECHEHCVDGCTCPEGSLLHDGKCVREDECSCLHNGREFPAGHVLSQECQSCVCSSAVWNCTDIPCPSECSAVGDPHYKTFDGHMYTMHGECQYTFVKDCSSTNLFSVIVDNTVCGVDSTVTCTKDVTIVLRSGFNKVLIRLSKGHVTSVDGKAVMPPYIRERFQIFKVSSDFVQLRTDIGIMVDWDGISRVYVTAERRWQGKLCGLCGNYNRNQRDDFMNFNGLVERSPVSFGNAWKASPDCIDMTSQFIQDPCQVNQQRVGFANTECQVILSETFQACHVDVSPQPYYDLCRYDVCECEEPESCLCNTIAHYARVCSRAGHVTDWRMENFCHRECPGGQVYRECSSTCHSTCRSLSDQSVRCGESCVQGCNCPDGLYLNQEGTCVKQQQCECYHNGRTYRAFEVIHREFSTCHCMEGRLTCVDISNEGNEESLTNRTYRVAFCPFGQIHKSCNISEGNPTGIECQKTCKNFGEDCFAQTCVVGCACPSGQVFDSERSVCIQASDCPCYYGGQAYLPGHSVTIDCNRCECRNREWECTQDECVGTCTAYGDPHYETFDGFTYNYMGTCNYILTQNYCDQQRGTFRVYVENTLCGSDGMACTKAVSIILEDKITIRLERENFGYKAENMVSWGPSPGSDTNHTNIVWDYHHVGLYTMVTTDIGLMVVWDRKTTVIVKLDPRYMSAVCGLCGNFDGNQNNDAMKSDRMLAVTPLEFGNSWKTSPNCDNTPPSDDPCTLHPNRKPWAQRSCNILQSEIFQPCHALVDVTWYYSNCKFDACGCDGGADCECFCVAVAAYARACAEAGRPIRWRTPNVCPLMCEAYNTDNHDCTWHYSECQTACPITCQHRYLSTAIDQCSLSMACVEGCFPHCPEGTLYDESSQRCVSQCQKGCHSNGRFYLIGDVVTEDNCHICTCSLLESIECTTASKCQPPPKEHVLALPSVQRYCDGAVNLVFLVQSTHHISAHEFQDVKKLIETYVSSVAPKNYGKPNSTLRVAIQQYGDRLEHNLALQDHQNMSILLNTIHDLQLQRGSENPFTEALRSGIAQFNLTEKPVNSTIENVLFAITFSTPQEDINEVLEEMENLKIKAIILRITHHGHGRFPDERTMTSYAIEELSDIFSLEYSNMAMEILNEICEGRNEVLPNVTTPSPVTPVVPRVELPPFEPLNETCTMQADLVVLIDTNLLVDKDKGRSRRKRSATLQYVSDILDNVTISPDHTHVSVLLADKQVRRVSKFQSSRDEVNRAIEETISKIILTDEVASDESLDLAYALLETLVGYLENEHSHARLSPANHKSILLLQENNILGQKEAINESLSELHEHGVILTAVTQPDQYRNYTEKNALTNLLGKKNLIFANITGGGAPPSESVIEKTCRTPETLETELLRCQQDMDVYFILDTTEIQGKDWENMVNGVKKISKALQPINFPFNTNNVSGIRTSLIGFNDRSAKILVSLYDGNGLLVFLRSDLPVRLDNFEPQSNLSFMIDTISTQASVLSADRGQSIVIIGSSLNKDKRNHILKDKASFANVIHVSVGQQTIETEEQDDAFEQIYLRSTRELLDNTFSLYVTDHVCASVSPVTTTITMPLVPKTTIGTLIPGATTIPSVFGVTTTTTIPSVPGATTTTIPSVPGETTTTIPSVPGETTTTVPSVPGVTTTTIPSVPGVTTTTIPSVPGVTTITIPSVPGETTTTIPSVPGVTTTTVPSVPGVTTTTIPSATGVTTTTTIPSVPGVTTTPSVPGETTTTIPSIPGAITIPSVPGVTTTTIPSVSGVTTTTIPSVPGVTTTIPSLPGVTTTTSPSVSGATTTTIPSVPGVTTTTIPSIPGATTITSVPGVTSNNNSLCSWCNNNNNILLFLV; encoded by the exons atgggGGGACGAGAAAAGGTTCTGTTTTTCCTGTCAA CGTTTACGCTCCTATTACTTGAAATCAGAGATGCAGGTGCTGCGGACCAAGTACCAGA CGACACGCTGTCCCAACTTGCCCTACAAGCCGGCGCAATTATAAAAGATTCAAAAAATGTCAGCGAAGAACTAAGCAGCTTGGTCAAGTCTACAcaactaaataaattaactGGCAATCACC cTCAATGCCGACAACCATGCAGGAATGGAGGGAAGTGCATTCGTACGGACACGTGCGCTTGTATAAATGATTGGTTCGGTGCAGATTGCACTCAGT TTGTTTGTAGCGATAGATGTATACATGGTTCGTGCACCGCGCCAGATACTTGTTTCTGTGCTCTAGGATGGAAAGGCAAAAGTTGTGATACAC CCATATGTAATCCCGAATGCCTCAATGCGGGATTTTGCGAACAGCCAAATGTTTGCCGTTGTCCTGACGGATATACCGGAGCTGTTTGCGAGATCG CTGTATGTGATCCTCCGTGTGTAAATGGCATCTGTACCAGAAGAAACGAGTGCCAATGCTTGGCTGGATGGAGTGATCTATATTGCGACGTTC CCGTATGTGAGTTGGGTTGTCAACACAACGGGAGATGCGTTCGTCCAGACACTTGTGAATGTTCTGGCCCATGGCATGGACATTCCTGCGATCTGC CGGTGTGTTCTAAGCGGTGTCAAAATGGCGGAAGATGTGTTGCTCCGGATGAATGTGATTGTACGCCTGGATACAAAGGACCACAGTGCCAATACA CTGTTCAAACTACAAAGGATGCAGGAACTGTGTGTTCAATGTGGGGTGGACGACACATCAGGACATTTGATGGACATTCCTATGATTTCCCTGGTCAGTGCAGATACATGTGGGTACAGGATTGTGTACAGCATCTTTTTAGTATCGAGCTGGTAAAGAATATTGAAGACTTTATTCCCATTGAACGAGAAACAGGAGAAATTACGAACCGCACACTTTTTAATGAG TTACCGGTACCCCTACGTGAATTGGTGCATTTTTCTGATGACTTTCTTGCACTTGTACTTAAGTTGCATGGAGGTGAACCCGTCTCATTGTTGCCTGGTCGCTTGGTAATGGTTGGTGATAGATT GTTGTCCTCACACCGATATGCAGAGCGTGGCATTGCTGTGTACCAGGTCGGGCAATATGTTAGAGTTGAAACAAGATTTGGCATCACTATTATGTGGAGTGGTGGTGGGGTGGCTGAGATTGAAATGAAGAAAGGTTATTACAGAGGAACCGTATGTGGCTTGTGTGGAAATGCCGATGGAGATTCATCCAATGACATGACTCTACCAGACA AGACAACAGCATCAAATGCCTTATGGTTTGCAAGAGGATGGAAAGAGACAGGTCTGCATGATCATTGCTCCGAAATCTCTCAAGTCATCGCTGATTGTTCATCAACTTCTGCTGGAGATGTTGAT ATTATTCGGGCACTGTGCAAAATCTTTATATCAAACAACGAAGCATTCTCTGATTGCATTGCTGCTGGTGTAGACCCTGTGCCTCTGGTTGATGGGTGTATTACAGATGTCTGTCAGTGTAAT AAAGTTGGCAGGCAAGACTGTCATTGTGATGCAGTAGCACAGTATTCCCGGTTATGCATGTCCCAAACTGAGGTTGTACCAAGATGGCGAAAACCAAACTTTTGCG CTGTCACATGTCCAGAAGGAATGGTTTACTCTGAATGTGCAAGCTCATGCCCACGAACCTGTCATAACTTGGTGACACCGGATACCGAATGTCATGAACATTGTGTGGATGGATGTACCTGTCCTGAGGGAAGTCTACTTCATGATGGAAAATGCGTACGGGAGGATGAATGCTCATGCCTTCATAATGGACGAGAATTCCCAGCTGGCCACGTCCTTAGCCAAGAATGTCAAAGCTG TGTGTGCTCAAGCGCTGTTTGGAACTGTACAGATATACCTTGCCCTTCAGAATGCTCAGCAGTTGGTGATCcacattataaaacatttgatgGACACATGTACACAATGCATGGAGAATGTCAATACACTTTCGTCAAGGATTGCAGCAGTACAAATTTGTTCAG TGTAATTGTGGACAATACAGTGTGTGGTGTTGATTCAACCGTTACTTGCACCAAAGACGTCACGATTGTTCTTCGTTCCGGGTTCAACAAGGTCTTGATCAGATTAAGCAAAGGTCATGTCACAAGTGTTGATGGGAAAGCTGTAATGCCACCGTACATACGAG AAAGATTCCAGATATTTAAAGTTTCGTCTGACTTCGTCCAACTTCGCACTGATATTGGCATCATGGTTGATTGGGATGGAATATCAAGAGTTTATGTGACAGCAGAAAGACG ATGGCAAGGGAAGTTGTGTGGTTTATGTGGCAACTACAACAGAAACCAAAGGGATGACTTTATGAATTTTAACG GATTGGTTGAGAGAAGTCCTGTTTCATTTGGCAATGCATGGAAAGCTAGTCCTGATTGCATagacatgacgtcacaatttatTCAGGATCCATGCCAGGTCAACCAACAACGTG ttggATTTGCCAACACAGAGTGCCAAGTAATTCTTAGTGAAACATTTCAAGCTTGTCACGTTGATGTTAGCCCTCAGCCATACTATGACTTGTGTCGATATGATGTGTGTGAGTGTGAGGAACCTGAATCATGTTTGTGTAACACCATCGCACATTATGCGAGGGTTTGCTCAAGAGCTGGGCATGTCACTGACTGGAGAATGGAGAATTTCTGCC ATCGGGAGTGTCCTGGTGGTCAGGTATATAGAGAATGCAGCAGTACATGTCATTCTACTTGCCGATCACTGTCTGATCAGTCTGTTCGCTGTGGAGAGTCATGTGTACAAGGATGTAATTGTCCCGATGGCCTCTACCTCAACCAGGAGGGAACTTGTGTGAAGCAACAACAGTGTGAATGCTACCATAATGGTAGAACTTATCGAGCATTTGAAGTTATTCACAGGGAATTTAGCACCtg tcaTTGCATGGAAGGACGACTTACTTGTGTGGATATCAGTAATGAAGGAAATGAGGAATCACTTACCAATAGAACATACc gagtTGCATTCTGTCCATTTGGTCAAATTCACAAGTCGTGTAATATCAGTGAGGGCAACCCAACTGGGATTGAATGCCAAAAAACTTGCAAAAACTTTGGTGAAGACTGCTTTGCCC aaacatGTGTTGTTGGTTGCGCATGTCCGAGTGGACAGGTGTTTGACTCTGAGCGCTCAGTTTGTATTCAAGCAAGTGACTGCCCATGTTACTACGGTGGACAAGCATACCTCCCAGGACATAGTGTAACTATTGACTGCAACCGATG TGAGTGTCGAAACAGGGAGTGGGAATGTACACAGGATGAATGTGTAGGCACCTGCACAGCTTATGGGGATCCACATTATGAAACATTTGATGGTTTCACATACAACTACATGGGAACATGCAACTACATACTGACCCAA aattactgTGACCAGCAACGAGGAACATTCCGAGTTTATGTTGAGAATACATTGTGTGGTTCAGATGGAATGGCTTGCACAAAAGCTGTCAGCATTATACTTGAAGATAAAATCACTATTCGACTTGAAAGAGAAAATTTTGGATACA AAGCAGAAAATATGGTTTCATGGGGGCCTTCTCCCGGTTCTGATACGAACCACACAAACATAGTTTGGGACTATCATCACGTTGGTTTGTACACCATGGTGACAACGGACATTGGTCTCATGGTTGTTTGGGATAGAAAGACAACAGTCATAGTGAAACTGGATCCAAGATATATG tctGCAGTATGTGGGTTGTGTGGTAATTTTGATGGCAACCAAAACAATGATGCAATGAAGAGTGATCGCATGTTGGCAGTGACACCACTTGAATTTGGTAATAGTTGGAAG ACATCTCCCAACTGTGACAACACCCCGCCCTCGGACGATCCATGTACATTACATCCCAACCGCAAGCCATGGGCACAAAGAAGTTGTAATATCTTGCAAAGTGAAATATTCCAACCATGCCATGCATTG GTTGATGTAACCTGGTATTACAGCAACTGTAAATTTGATGCATGTGGTTGTGATGGTGGGGCTGACTGTGAATGTTTCTGTGTGGCAGTTGCTGCATATGCGCGAGCTTGTGCAGAAGCTGGCCGCCCTATTAGATGGAGAACACCTAATGTTTGTC CACTGATGTGTGAAGCCTACAACACAGACAACCATGATTGCACATGGCATTACAGTGAATGTCAAACAGCTTGTCCCATCACTTGCCAACATCGATACCTTAGCACTGCCATTGATCAGTGTTCATTATCCATGGCTTGTGTTGAAGGATGTTTTCCTCATTGCCCTGAAG GAACACTGTATGATGAAAGCAGCCAGCGGTGTGTGAGCCAGTGCCAGAAGGGTTGTCACTCTAATGGAAGATTTTATTTAATCGGAGATGTTGTTACTGAAGACAATTGTCATATATG CACTTGTTCTCTTCTCGAGTCAATCGAATGTACAACAGCTAGCAAGTGTCAACCACCTCCCAAAGAACATGTGCTTGCCTTGCCCTCTGTACAAAGATATTGTGATGGAGCTGTTAACCTTGTGTTTCTTGTACAAAGCACACACCACATATCTGCACATGAGTTTCAAGATGTGAAAAAATTGATTGAAACTTATGTCTCTTCTGTTGCCCCAAAGAATTATGGAAAACCAAACTCAACTCTCAGGGTTGCTATACAACAATATGGTGATCGGCTAGAGCATAACTTAGCACTTCAGGATCACCAGAACAtgagtattttattaaacacaatacATGACCTGCAGCTGCAACGTGGAAGTGAAAATCCATTTACTGAAGCTCTACGATCAGGAATTGCTCAATTTAATCTGACAGAGAAGCCAGTCAACTCAACTATTGAAAATGTTCTATTTGCCATCACATTCTCAACTCCACAAGAAGATATAAACGAAGTTCTTGAAGAAATGGagaacttaaaaattaaagcaatCATCCTAAGAATTACACACCATGGTCATGGTAGATTCCCAGACGAAAGAACCATGACCTCATATGCCATTGAAGAGTTGTCTGATATTTTTAGCTTGGAATACAGCAACATGGCAATGGAAATTTTGAATGAAATTTGTGAGGGCCGAAACGAAGTTTTACCAAATGTCACAACACCATCACCCGTTACTCCAGTTGTTCCACGAGTGGAGTTACCACCTTTCGAGCCACTTAATGAAACTTGCACAATGCAAGCTGATCTTGTTGTTTTGATTGACACAAATTTGCTGGTGGATAAAGACAAGGGAAGATCAAGAAGAAAGAGATCTGCCACTCTTCAGTATGTTTCTGATATTCTTGACAATGTTACAATTTCTCCTGATCACACACATGTGTCTGTGCTACTTGCTGATAAACAAGTACGCAGAGTAAGTAAATTTCAGAGTTCAAGAGATGAAGTAAATCGAGCAATTGAAGAAACAATATCTAAAATTATTCTCACTGATGAAGTAGCATCAGATGAGTCGCTCGATTTAGCTTATGCTCTTCTAGAAACATTGGTTGGATATTTGGAAAATGAACATTCCCATGCTCGACTAAGTCCAGCGAATCACAAGTCGATTTTACTGCTTCAGGAAAATAACATTCTTGGACAAAAAGAGGCGATAAATGAGTCTTTATCTGAACTCCATGAACATGGGGTTATTTTAACAGCTGTGACACAACCTGATCAGTACAGAAACTATACAGAAAAGAATGCATTGACTAATTTGTTGGGcaagaaaaatttaatatttgccAATATAACTGGAGGAGGAGCACCGCCCTCTGAATCTGTGATTGAGAAAACTTGCCGGACACCAGAAACTTTGGAGACAGAACTGCTCCGTTGTCAGCAGGATAtggatgtttattttatattagataCAACAGAAATTCAAGGGAAAGATTGGGAAAACATGGTAAATGGGGTGAAAAAGATCTCAAAGGCGCTTCAACCAATCAACTTTCCATTTAACACAAACAATGTCAGTGGAATCAGAACTTCTTTAATCGGCTTCAATGACAGAAGTGCCAAAATACTGGTCAGTTTATATGATGGAAATGGTCTGCTTGTGTTTTTGCGTTCCGATCTTCCAGTCAGGTTGGACAACTTTGAACCACAATCTAATTTGAGTTTTATGAttgacaccattagcacacaGGCTAGTGTATTGTCAGCTGACAGAGGGCAATCCATCGTCATAATTGGTAGCAGTCTCAATAAAGACAAAAGGaatcacattttaaaagataaagcaagttttgCAAATGTTATACATGTCTCAGTGGGACAACAAACAATCGAAACTGAAGAACAAGATGATGCTTTTGAACAAATTTACCTGCGCTCCACAAGAGAATTATTAGACAACACGTTTTCACTTTATGTCACAGATCATGTTTGTGCTTCTGTATCCCCTGTTACAACAACCATTACAATGCCGCTTGTACCCAAGACAACTATAGGAACATTAATACCTGGTGCAACAACAATACCATCTGTTTTTggtgtaacaacaacaacaacaattcccTCTGTTCCTggtgcaacaacaacaacaattcctTCTGTTCCTggtgaaacaacaacaacgattCCCTCTGTTCCTggtgaaacaacaacaacagtacCCTCTGTTCCTggtgtaacaacaacaacaattcccTCTGTTCCAggtgtaacaacaacaacaattcctTCTGTTCCTGGtgtaacaacaataacaattcCCTCTGTTCCTggtgaaacaacaacaacaattcccTCTGTTCCTggtgtaacaacaacaacagtacCATCTGTTCCTggtgtaacaacaacaacaattcccTCTGCTACTggtgtaacaacaacaacaacaattcccTCTGTTCCCGGTGTGACAACAACACCATCTGTTCCTggtgaaacaacaacaacaattcccTCTATTCCTGGTGCAATAACAATTCCCTCTGTTCCTggtgtaacaacaacaacaattcctTCTGTTTCTggtgtaacaacaacaacaattcctTCTGTTCCTGgtgtaacaacaacaattcctTCTCTTCCTggtgtaacaacaacaacaagtcCCTCTGTTTCTggtgcaacaacaacaacaattcctTCTGTTCCTggtgtaacaacaacaacaattcccTCTATTCCTGGTGCAACAACAATAACTTCTGTTCCTGGTGTAACAAGCAACAACAATTCCCTCTGTTCCTggtgcaacaacaacaacaatatactTCTGTTCCTGGTGTAA
- the LOC100185977 gene encoding heat shock factor protein 5-like isoform X1, with amino-acid sequence MQYNNMNSGSFVLNGGRYVQELSYTCFPVKLYRIVSNEKYLSLWWAESGSHIVVDLPRFEQEILRNDSVPEADGFKTITFTSFVRQLNLYGFRKVAITNDSHVDPREWQRYAHTYFLRGRPDLLNQIRRQPGPMHRRPTMQQQPYMIDAVVAYEEAIEQSFLDRGLRPSRKGPRPKLQQCPTSAMKLTKRHKRYLQRTQGPPGYNFPYQVIPFNMGGYSTVHAYYASAAPPPYHPQQMQPTINTAGATWNAIPIEMMPSTSHFTPINEAPVRSVIPSEPKQMTIDQWQKELNLVGTQQQFDNTGNEPCTSNAVGLNGDPNLMLSGDPCIRLETGTSEARNLDQQIEQFAYGKGVQNQSSSTAMAASQFTSALNAAVLDSDDVGMTSGETYCMTEDVGNLALWGDDTNLHSSSMLPEHMFVC; translated from the exons ATGCAGTACAATAATATGAATTCTGGAAGTTTTGTGCTTAATGGCGGTCGGTACGTACAGGAACTCAGTTACACATGCTTCCCAGTGAAACTGTATCGTATCGTGTCTAATGAGAAGTATCTTTCGCTATGGTGGGCCGAAAGTGGAAGTCATATAGTTGTAGATTTACCAAGATTTGAGCAAGAGATATTGAGAAATGACTCAGTTCCAGAAGCAGacggttttaaaacaatcacaTTCACCAGCTTTGTTCGCCAGCTAAACTTGTATGGGTTTAGGAAG GTAGCAATAACCAACGATAGCCACGTGGACCCAAGAGAGTGGCAACGTTATGCCCACACATACTTTCTGCGGGGAAGACCAGATTTACTCAACCAAATTCGAAGACAACCGGGACCTATGCACCGTAGACCAACCATGCAACAGCAACCTTATATGATCGATGCCGTTGTCGCATATGAAGA GGCTATAGAGCAAAGTTTTCTGGATCGAGGCTTACGACCGTCCAGAAAAGGACCAAGACCCAAACTACAACAATGCCCAACTTCGGCAATGAAACTAACAAAACGACATAAACGTTATTTACAGCGAACACAAGGCCCGCCAG GCTATAACTTTCCGTACCAAGTCATACCATTCAACATGGGCGGTTATTCAACTGTACATGCATATTATGCATCAGCTGCACCACCACCATACCACCCACAACAAATGCAGCCAACTATTAACACAGCGGGTGCAACGTGGAACGCAATACCGATCGAAATGATGCCTTCTACGTCGCATTTTACACCGATTAACG aagCACCTGTTCGATCTGTTATACCTTCAGAACCAAAACAAATGACAATAGACCAATGGCAGAAA GAGTTGAATTTAGTTGGGACCCAACAGCAGTTTGACAATACGGGAAACGAACCTTGTACTTCAAATGCAGTTGGACTCAATGGGGACCCAAATCTAATGCTTTCTGGGGACCCTTGCATTCGACTGGAGACTGGTACGTCTGAGGCAAGAAACTTGGATCAGCA AATCGAACAATTTGCTTACGGAAAAGGTGTTCAAAACCAAAGTAGTTCAACAGCGATGGCGGCAAGTCAGTTCACTTCTGCGCTCAACGCTGCAGTTCTTGATAGCGATGACGTAGGCATGACGTCAGGGGAGACTTACTGCATGACTGAAGATGTCGGAAATTTAGCTTTGTGGGGCGACGATACTAACTTACATAGTAGCAGTATGTTACCTGAGCATATGTTTGTGTGTTAA
- the LOC100185977 gene encoding uncharacterized protein LOC100185977 isoform X2, whose product MHRRPTMQQQPYMIDAVVAYEEAIEQSFLDRGLRPSRKGPRPKLQQCPTSAMKLTKRHKRYLQRTQGPPGYNFPYQVIPFNMGGYSTVHAYYASAAPPPYHPQQMQPTINTAGATWNAIPIEMMPSTSHFTPINEAPVRSVIPSEPKQMTIDQWQKELNLVGTQQQFDNTGNEPCTSNAVGLNGDPNLMLSGDPCIRLETGTSEARNLDQQIEQFAYGKGVQNQSSSTAMAASQFTSALNAAVLDSDDVGMTSGETYCMTEDVGNLALWGDDTNLHSSSMLPEHMFVC is encoded by the exons ATGCACCGTAGACCAACCATGCAACAGCAACCTTATATGATCGATGCCGTTGTCGCATATGAAGA GGCTATAGAGCAAAGTTTTCTGGATCGAGGCTTACGACCGTCCAGAAAAGGACCAAGACCCAAACTACAACAATGCCCAACTTCGGCAATGAAACTAACAAAACGACATAAACGTTATTTACAGCGAACACAAGGCCCGCCAG GCTATAACTTTCCGTACCAAGTCATACCATTCAACATGGGCGGTTATTCAACTGTACATGCATATTATGCATCAGCTGCACCACCACCATACCACCCACAACAAATGCAGCCAACTATTAACACAGCGGGTGCAACGTGGAACGCAATACCGATCGAAATGATGCCTTCTACGTCGCATTTTACACCGATTAACG aagCACCTGTTCGATCTGTTATACCTTCAGAACCAAAACAAATGACAATAGACCAATGGCAGAAA GAGTTGAATTTAGTTGGGACCCAACAGCAGTTTGACAATACGGGAAACGAACCTTGTACTTCAAATGCAGTTGGACTCAATGGGGACCCAAATCTAATGCTTTCTGGGGACCCTTGCATTCGACTGGAGACTGGTACGTCTGAGGCAAGAAACTTGGATCAGCA AATCGAACAATTTGCTTACGGAAAAGGTGTTCAAAACCAAAGTAGTTCAACAGCGATGGCGGCAAGTCAGTTCACTTCTGCGCTCAACGCTGCAGTTCTTGATAGCGATGACGTAGGCATGACGTCAGGGGAGACTTACTGCATGACTGAAGATGTCGGAAATTTAGCTTTGTGGGGCGACGATACTAACTTACATAGTAGCAGTATGTTACCTGAGCATATGTTTGTGTGTTAA